A genome region from Methanosphaera sp. WGK6 includes the following:
- a CDS encoding 4Fe-4S binding protein, translating to MFMTTKNCNGSGNCVEACPTDAIKLVNGKAVSCITCGKCERVCPNKAIFKNKYGGYVVDRTKCNLCGMCMNVCPVEVITVKDGKIMGLCSMCGVCVPPCENNARMAPPKRPVQMENEMVNRINIGTNHEDCIECGRCAYFCPSNSIKFSYIEPGVCTKCDLCIDVCPRNAIGPIEEGGEYEINMQRCAVCYKCLIECPNDAIVASHLELEIKHPEYDVENDTKMIACIECKLCADACPTDGLQVINKRLRYDVDYCSLGNNVNGEKHCADDFSHAPCVTACPQGILEFVPDSKITLEGLCVECGLCVKECKYGARKFGNNTWDGEIGSRCLKCGICVEVCPKEALTIEDGQVKVNFDKCVLCEKCAIYCPVNAIPKTTPLKMKITSGYSMLNNNLCIGCNLCVDACVFKAITPDEDGNLQINNERCIYCGACKTACPARAIKIQRDFEATI from the coding sequence ATGTTTATGACAACAAAAAATTGTAATGGCTCAGGAAATTGTGTAGAAGCTTGCCCTACTGATGCTATAAAATTAGTTAATGGAAAAGCGGTAAGTTGTATAACCTGTGGTAAATGTGAAAGAGTTTGTCCTAACAAAGCTATATTTAAAAATAAATATGGTGGTTATGTAGTAGATAGAACAAAATGTAACTTATGTGGCATGTGTATGAACGTATGCCCAGTAGAAGTTATCACAGTAAAAGATGGAAAAATAATGGGATTATGTTCCATGTGTGGTGTATGTGTACCTCCTTGTGAAAATAATGCAAGAATGGCACCACCAAAAAGACCAGTACAAATGGAAAATGAAATGGTCAATAGAATTAACATTGGAACAAACCATGAAGATTGTATAGAATGTGGAAGATGTGCATACTTCTGTCCATCCAACTCAATTAAGTTCTCATACATAGAACCAGGTGTCTGTACAAAATGTGATTTATGTATAGATGTATGTCCAAGAAATGCAATTGGACCAATTGAAGAAGGTGGAGAATACGAAATTAACATGCAAAGATGTGCAGTATGTTACAAATGTTTAATTGAATGTCCAAATGATGCAATTGTAGCAAGTCACTTAGAACTTGAAATCAAACATCCAGAATATGATGTTGAAAACGATACAAAAATGATTGCATGTATAGAATGTAAATTATGTGCTGATGCATGTCCAACAGATGGTTTACAAGTAATCAATAAAAGACTTAGATATGATGTTGATTACTGTTCATTAGGAAATAATGTAAATGGTGAAAAACACTGTGCAGATGACTTCAGTCATGCACCATGTGTAACAGCATGTCCACAAGGAATATTAGAATTTGTTCCAGATTCAAAAATCACACTTGAAGGACTATGTGTAGAATGTGGTTTATGTGTAAAAGAATGTAAATATGGAGCACGTAAATTCGGAAACAACACATGGGATGGAGAAATCGGTTCAAGATGTCTTAAATGTGGAATTTGTGTAGAAGTTTGTCCAAAAGAAGCATTAACTATTGAAGATGGCCAAGTAAAAGTTAACTTTGATAAATGTGTTCTTTGTGAAAAATGTGCAATATACTGTCCAGTAAATGCAATACCAAAAACCACACCACTTAAAATGAAAATCACAAGTGGATATTCCATGTTAAACAACAACTTATGTATAGGTTGTAATTTATGTGTAGATGCATGTGTATTTAAAGCTATAACTCCTGATGAAGACGGTAACTTACAAATTAACAATGAAAGATGTATTTACTGTGGAGCTTGTAAAACTGCATGTCCAGCTAGAGCAATTAAAATACAAAGAGACTTCGAGGCAACAATATGA
- a CDS encoding energy-converting hydrogenase B subunit G, EhbG, giving the protein MYDKLIETLKSTFGADPEKTLVPGSQASSVMSAELVLIASVLIAALTIRLVSPALMIVVEVALILLFMYTTPIMPKLYKEHNDDFNNMMFYAIIALAIIAIVFYWGVI; this is encoded by the coding sequence ATGTACGATAAACTTATAGAAACATTAAAAAGTACATTTGGTGCAGACCCTGAGAAAACATTAGTACCAGGTTCACAAGCTTCATCAGTCATGTCTGCTGAATTAGTCTTAATAGCATCAGTTTTAATCGCAGCTTTAACTATTAGATTAGTAAGTCCTGCATTGATGATTGTTGTGGAAGTAGCATTAATATTATTATTCATGTATACTACACCAATAATGCCTAAATTGTACAAAGAACACAATGATGACTTTAACAATATGATGTTTTATGCTATCATAGCATTAGCAATAATTGCAATAGTATTTTACTGGGGGGTAATATAA
- a CDS encoding MnhB domain-containing protein has translation MSDLLKLISYPLSFIMIGYGAMTILGGHITPGGGFQGGAIMAAGAILCILAYGLKDNPFNLSHERMSLIESCGALVYVLLGLCGLLYSGSFLYNVGTNLYGLVPAGLSSMFNYPDALHAGIIPYLNIVIGLKVFIGLTTLVILFYGVTKYQGDYVDDEEID, from the coding sequence ATGAGTGATCTTCTTAAATTAATTTCATATCCTTTATCTTTCATAATGATAGGTTATGGGGCTATGACAATTCTTGGTGGACATATTACACCAGGAGGAGGTTTCCAAGGTGGAGCAATAATGGCTGCTGGAGCAATATTATGTATTCTTGCATATGGATTAAAAGACAATCCATTTAATCTTTCACATGAAAGAATGTCCTTAATAGAAAGTTGTGGAGCATTAGTCTACGTTTTATTAGGATTATGTGGATTATTATACAGTGGTTCATTCCTTTACAATGTAGGAACTAACTTATATGGATTAGTACCTGCTGGCCTTTCATCTATGTTTAATTATCCTGATGCATTACATGCAGGAATTATACCATACTTAAACATAGTAATAGGTTTAAAAGTATTTATTGGATTAACAACATTAGTAATTCTCTTCTATGGTGTTACCAAATACCAAGGAGATTATGTTGATGATGAGGAAATAGACTAG
- a CDS encoding EhbH, with the protein MKSSIRDVALALSLFAFAGIFLNSMYQFSYLIFPGINYIYQGLGVSIAPNLVTNIVFDFRGFDTLGEALILVSAVVTTMLVFGRGKVNLGGDDDE; encoded by the coding sequence ATGAAATCTTCTATAAGAGATGTAGCATTAGCATTATCCTTATTTGCTTTTGCAGGTATATTTTTAAATTCAATGTACCAATTCAGTTACCTAATATTCCCTGGTATAAATTACATTTATCAAGGATTAGGAGTATCTATAGCACCTAACTTAGTAACTAATATTGTATTTGATTTCAGAGGATTCGATACATTAGGAGAAGCATTAATTTTAGTAAGTGCTGTAGTAACAACAATGCTTGTATTTGGTAGAGGAAAAGTAAACCTTGGAGGCGACGACGATGAGTGA